The DNA window AGCTCACCAGGACTCCTAGAAATGTATAAGAGACAGAgcgaaagaaaacacacacacataaacatgttaACTTCTTGTTGTCCTTGGGAGGTTTGGTGACTGGAGTCAGGGACCTTGCTAAAAGGCCTGGGAATTCAGTGCAGTACATGCTTCTAGtttataatgaagaaaacctctcctcccttcagtaCCACAACTGGtgatttacatacattttagcAAATGAGCAGGGCATCCAATTTTTTTGAGCATGCGATCAGAAGTGAACTTGAAGTGATTAACCATCATAGAACAGGCATCCCAGTTCTCATGTTTAGAAGTGACATACttcacattaaaaagaaatgtgattGCATAGTGTCCTTAAAGAGGTCCTATTTTCGCCATCAACTTCACCTGTAAAAAGTGGGAAATGCATGCCATTATCAACAGTatggaaacaggaaatgcaatgAGCTCGCTTTTTCACTGAATCGAGGAGCGAGCTGAAAAGGGTAGCGTGGTAGGAGTATAAGTGGCTGTTGTGGGATAATGGTGTGATGAGGAGGCGCAGATGAGACAATGAGTTAATTGAAGATTAAGGCAAGCGATAAATTGTTTATGAGAGAGCTGGAGGCTGTTGGGGAGATTGACACTGCTGATAATAGGTTGGTGAGAAAGACAATATCGGCACTCCCTTGGATGATGTTCTGCTTTGTTATTGCTTTCAACTGGGGATCCCTGGCAATGTTATGGcttaaagaaattatttttaatcatgCAGTAACCACCAAacacttcaataaatgttttaaaaatgatttcattattgATAAAAATGATCTTGTTGTTCAAAGTGAAGGCCAGACACACTGAAGTTAGATTGAATATTTCCTATCTTTACACTTCAATCACATAGAAAACCTGTCTGTTAAATCAGTCTTTTGAAAATTCTTCCTATAGTATCTGCAGGTTGGTAGTTAGTGTGAAAATAGAAATCTGTACTCATTGTGGCATTAATAACCCTTTCTTGTGTTGCCTATCAAAGAGCAACAAACATGGCTATCCTCTGAATAGTAAATATCTCATCTTCCAATCCTCATTTAACAAGCTTACACTTGTTAAATGCAGGTTCAATGCAACCATTTTGAGATGAGGTTTCTGAATCATGGCTATGGCACACTATCcctgagtttttttctttttgtttgtttgttttttgtctcaTAGAACCACCCTAGATTCAGTCTAACTTAAATGGTTATTTAAACTCCTGTTTTGCAGGCACCGACGAAGAGGCCATTCTTCGGCTCCTGGTCTCCCGCTGCAACTCTCAGCGGCAGGAGATAAAAGCAGCCTACAAGACCCGTTACGGAAAGGTGAGTCGAGCAGGAGAACAGGCAACCCGGCTGCCTCGCAGGCACCAGTGACAGCAGGAAGGATGACTGGCcacacatgttttttttaggaGGCAGGGAACTTCAGAATGATAATTTTGTAATACAAATGTAGGTCAGCAACTGTTCTGCAAAAAGGGTACTCTGatgaaatatgtattcattcatttatgagtttgttttttcaagctggaaattattattttcctagTAGGGATTCTCAAAATCAGAATTTGGATAGGACAGCAAGTTTACCTACCAATTATCCAGGTATAAATTAGATAATTGGCATGTGACTCTAGAAATATGGAGGAATCAGGCTCTCTAGGATTTCTGTTATGATAGGCCTATTAGTGAAAGGTTGGCAACATCAAAGCCTTCATTTCGAGTATTATTTATGAAGTCCACTAATGCCTGAGAGCCTTGATTCAGTGGTCCGTCCTGGCTCTTTTCCCATCCAGATAAGATCAGTGCTGGCTCTGTCTGAGtcttcaaataaaattgttcaAATTGCACCCTCTTTTTCACAGGACTTGGTGAGCGAGTTGCAATCGGAACTCGGAGGAAAGTTTGAAATGCTTGTAGTTGCCCTGATGACGCCACGCATTCTCTACGACGTGACTGAACTCAAGAACGCCATCAAGGTACAGAAGGGGTTCTCCTTTTGTGGACAGCTTGTGCATGGACCTACAGGCTTCCCTTAATCACACCTACGGTGTCACGTTAACAGCAGCATCATGGACAGTCTACACCTGTCGCGTGAACAGTCGGCGTAACTCAATCTGCACGCGAAGATGAGCCAAGTCCAAATGAAGGCTTGAATTCGTATTAGATGTCGTCATGTCTGGGCATGCTACTTTGACTCAAATCTTCTGTCCCATCAGTGCGGCAGATTCGTAACGCATGACTATCAAATCAATAACGTTTGATCCTTGTGGTCTAGGCTACACTCAAAATCAGTTGACAGTATTTTGAATATTACATTGCTGTCACAGCCACACTAAAGTAGCCTAGGCTAATGTGCATAGCCCAtgcataatatttaaatagattttcTGTTCCTTATTTAACCCACATCTGAAGCAGTTCATGTGTGTTTTATACTCACATTTATGCTTTCGGAAATGAAATGGGTCTACTTAGCTACATTAGCTgctttgtaatttaaatgttgCAGCATTGGGAATCTGTGAAGGCATTGCTACCTTCAATGTACTTGTCTCTCATTTCCCCTGAAGGCTAATTTTTGATGTTATTGAGCATAGCTCCGCTGCTGCTGTATGAAAATACTAGCTCTATATCATGTTTGCATTTAAGTTTGCattatcataaaaaaaacatccagatggcagttattttctttctctttggtCGCTACatattgaaaatgcattcagaaaatgcatttgtgccCGGTCTCTTTGTTTCAGCATGATTCAAAATCGTTTtgcatgtctgtttttaaaaccacattCCTTATCCTTTTGCGTGGTTTGTGGTTCTTACATTGCAATTTACTGGGAACTGTCGAGTTGGTTCACTGAACTCACACTCAATACAATCAATAATCAGTTAATTAAGTATTGCATGGCTTTGATCTCCATTGCAGGGGGCAGGGACTGAGGAGGCTGTTCTCGTAGAGATCCTGGCCTCCAGAACACCGGAGCAGATCAAGGAAATTGTCAAAGCCTACAAAAAACGTGAGCATGGCTGATGCTCTTTGGTTCGACTGTCTTCGATAGTGGGTAAAAACCAGAGAAGCTGCATTGGCAGTAGTCAAATATTAAGCTGTCATTTTTGATCAAATGGAGTTCTGGTGAATGTACTTGCACAAGAATATTAATTAGCAGTGACCGTGACTTCTTTGGTGTTGTTTATAATCAGTGTGGTTCTATGCTGAGTTGTTTGTACACACGTTACTCAAGAGTCATCTGACCATGAATCCTGTAGCCATCACAGGAACTGTTCATAATCGACAGGAAGGACTACAGAGTGTAATATCCTCAAGTGATTGAATTGTCCTCACGGTCTCTACCAAACTATCTACCATTCACATCTGGCACTATTATAGATCAAGAGATCTCACAATGATAATCTATCCCTTTCAGTTCGTAGGATTGCTGGTCATGGACCTGCCACACGAAGACCACTAATTTGGGTCAATGGAAAGCCACTTGTCTGAGACGTACATCGTTATCCCTCTCCTGTGTTGCATTACAGAGTACCGCAAAAGCCTGGAGTCAGATATCAGCGGTGACACCGCAGGATACTTCAAGAGGATGCTGGTGATTCTCCTCCAGGTGACCTCCCTACCCCGAGAGTGATGGAATTTCGTAATTGCGTCGCCTTGTTTGAAACTAATTTGGTCCTCTCCGGCAAGGGCATGGTCCTCAGGTGTAGGATGTGTAACTTGATCAGATGGGGTAGTTGCTTTTGGGGCCAGCGGTGGATGTCACATGCACTCAGTAaattatggggggaaaaaaagttccTCTCAGGTATCCCTCACATGCAGTGACAAggtgacatttgtttttttttttcccccaggcaAGTAGAGAGGAAGGGGTTGATGAAGAAAAGGTGGAGAAGGATGCTAAGGTTAGTGAGTCATGCCTGCATTTATAAATCTGCAATTTTTTTTAGGTGGCTGAGTGCATTATTTTGCTCATAGCAGTATACTTATCAATTTTTCACAGAACTATATAATTTATCAAATGGGCAGATAAATTGTTTCTATTCCAGAGTAGTAGCCCCTGTAACAGACCTATTGCTCCACACTAAAAtcttttaaatggaaaaagaaagctCTCCAAACCACTCTGTGTTGTCATGCTGAATTTTAATTGGGCAGGGGAAAGGTCACAGGGTCAAGCCACTTTAAGGTCACAGGGTCAAGTGAGAGGAGTTTATGAATgatcaatacattttcaaatatatcaTTATGCACACTTCTATTTTCCATTACACGTCCTAACCCTATCACTCACCAGGGTGTTCCAGCAGTGAAACCCTGTGGGTACTTTACTCTAGCCTTTCATGATTAGAGGTGTTGATGTCACCTCAGATCAAATAATGTTAAAGGCTAAGGTTTAGTTATGAGGTGATGAGAAAGGAAATGCATTCTTTCAGCATTCTATATTGTGCTGCAGTAAAGATACACGATTGAGACTGCTCAGCCTATGGAATGTAACTAAAAGGTTCCACAAAAGACATTCAGCTTCATGAACATGTTGTGACGTCACTGATATCACTAACGGTCATGGCTCAATGTACATATTGTCTCTTTGGGGATAGAGTGCAATCAGCGCAGCACGCTGAATAATTCTCCCAGAAATACCCTGAAAGACGTCTGGTATAAGTGAATCTTATAACAGAAGTATAATTTTACAGTCCAATACATTCTAGTATTTTAGACACATACATAAAGCTATTCTTAATTCAGAAAGCAAACTCAGCTCGATTAGTTGAATAATTTGGGGACTTGTCTGTTTCCAATAAAAATGTCCATGGAGTATCAGGATATATCTCTCTACTGACGAAATTATATGTCACAGCAACACATACTATAAGAAATCACTTAGTGAATGAATCAGCATAAGAGCATAAGCCAAGTGGAAGTAATGTATACAGCGTGAAGTATGAAGCCATCTACTCTATTTACACTCCTGCATTACAGTACATCCTAtttatatatacttttattattagtattgtgtcattatgcattatttaaaaaaaaaaatttcacttcCAGCAAGAAGTAGTTGTAAAACCCTTGAGGGAACAAATTTGAGCACAGCACCGTTACCTTTCTGCTCTGTATTTGTAGTAATTGAATTTCTTAATATGCATTGCAAAATGTTTAGTTTATCCCACCAagctcaaaataatttttgtgaaacaaaaaaagaagtgctGTTTTAAAAGAGGTTTGCAGTCAGACTGACTGGAAATTGAACAAGTGGGAGATAGATTTGTTGCGTTTCTTTGCAGGAACTGTTTGCCGCAGGAGAGGAGAAGTGTGGCACCGACGAGGAAAAATTCATCAGTATCCTTGGTAACAGAAGCACAGAACACTTGAGGAAAGGTGTGTTCTCATGGCATATCATACTGAAGTAGCCTCTTCCAGGTCTTTATGGCTGAGGTTGTTGGTTTTTGTAATTGACTCATTTGAATAGTCCATAACATATATTCAGAATGTATGGCAAAGTTTAACGAAACTTTAATACAAATGTGAATCTTTTATTCATTGAGCGTTTAGgatgtttatttttggctgtgtgcccaaacaaataaaatcaagaCAGCATTGTCAAGTGCTAATGTTGGCCACAGGGGGTCACTGTAGCAAtatattttgtctgtgtgtgatagaaTGTTTGTCATATAAGACATGTCTAATACAGCTAGTAAAGTATCTGAATTTGCAAACTGCTGCTACCTAAACCCCTGAAAACAACCTAACTATGTTTTCATTATTAGGTAAGAATTTAGCATGCTATGATAAGAAGCTAACTTTTAGAGCTCTTGCTAACAAATACATGGTTAAACACTGCTATTTAAAAGGGCTCATATGCAATTTATTGTTAATTAACCTTGTTAATTATTATTCCTCCTTGtgattgatttttattcattgaCAAAATATTAACCTCATCAGATTTGTTCCTCTCTGCAAAAATACtttaattgtatatattttctgtattgttaACAGTTTTTGATGCATACAAGAAACTGTCTGGGTATGACATTGAAGACAGTATTGAAAGAGAGACTTCTGGGAGTCTGCAGGACTTGCTCCTGGCTGTAGGTGAGTACTGCCAGTGCTTAAAATGGACACACAAGGCCTGTTTTCACAAAATTGACTGAAAATATCTGAACAAATAGTTTACTGCTACTAGAAACAACATTAAGTAATACTTAAAATGCTAAATTTCTATATGAAGTACACTGTTGTCATGATGCATGGGTTGAATATTCTGTTAATATTTCATACTCATTTTACAacatattcaattttattttatctatctGCCTTCTCATGTGATAATTTGATTAATAAGTGAAAACTGTTATTTCAGGTTTTTCaagataaaattataaaattggTCTTTTTTCCACAGTGAAGTGTACTAGGAGTGTTCCAGCCTATTTTGCAGAAAACCTCTACCACAGCATGAGGGTACgttcattttcataatcattTACTTCAGATAAACAAACATCCATATCAAATATTTCATGATTCTGTCACCAGTCATTTAATCATATCTATTCATCCTTTAAGAAGACCAAATTACTATTGGTCATGGATGTGCATTCTACTTAGCCAGTGGTTATagtgtgttcatttttcattcataaaatgtttgcCCTTGTCTCATTACTTAATGTTACTATTCAATTTAACTGCTTGGACCTACTCCAGGGCAAATTGCACAGcttattttacatagcatttatttattatgctggatatttactgaagtactGTGAGTATATATCCCGCTTAAGGGTATCACAGCAATGCCGGATTAAAACTCACAACCCCACTGGCTTAATGAGACTTGTCCATTGTGCCcactgcacagagagctggTACAGATGATGAGACGCTGATCCGGATCATGGTCTCGCGGAGTGAAGTGGACATGCTGGACATCAGAGCAGAGTTCAAACGGATGTACAAGCAATCGCTGTACAACACTATCCAGGTGCCCCatcacccctgtgtgtgtgtgtgttataccaTATATTTTCTGGGGGAAAATGTCATTACGCATACCATACCTCATACATACCACACACCCTGACCATGCAAACTGGTGAATCCTTGGCCTATTTGTAAAACCACCTTCAGAGAATCCACCACTTCCTGACTAAATACTCTCCCTAGCTCTCAGTCCAGAGTCGCCAATTTTTGGCCAGCTGACTATGGAGAGATTGGGGATGCGATTGGTGGGGACTCCTTTCACCAGTTTGTTTAATCAGCAGTTTTCAGTTGCGCTGTTTTTATTTGCCGTGAGATCTGGCAACCGTGGCTTAGTCCATGCATTACTCATCTCTCACCTGGACAACTGCAGCAACCTTCTTGCTGGCCTCTCTGCTTTTCCCACTACTTGGCTACTTATATTGGCTCACATCAATTGCTGGTACCAGCCTATCAGGCACCTACAGAGACAGCTCCATTATatcttcaaaagatcatcagaTCACACCTGTCAACCAAACTCCTCCGTTCTGCTTCCTCTGGGCACCTGGTACCTCCCCTGGCGTGCTTGTACTTCCAGGTCATGTCTTGGGTTTCGTCTGGTCTATGGTTTCGTCTCATTTCTGTCctggccccctggtggtgaaatgagcttcccactgcagtcagaacagcagaaaccctgcccatatTCTGATGCAGACAGAAGAGTCGCCTCTTCAAATTGCACCATGGCTCGCATGACCCCACTCTAAATAAccattctttttccttttttttctttggttttccTTCCTCCCTTTTCTATTTCTAgttctccacttctgtaagtcactctggaaaagagcacctgctaagtgactgtaatgtatgtaatgtaacctCAAGTTGATTGCTTATTTTGGTGATTGTGTGGTGGATGCTGTGGTCAGACACCGTGGGGCACATGGTATACCTTTCAGTGATGCTAACTATGGTCTGCTGTTTCTCTTCCCAGGAGGACACATCTGGTGATTACAGGAAGGCTCTCCAGTACCTCACTGGTGGTAATGATGGCTAGTATCTCTGTCAATCAGAGACAGAGCTCTGCCCATATCTTATGTCTGTACTGCCTTACTATCCAGAGTGCTCCAGTCAGAGCCATGTATTGTGCTCTGTTTTCAGTAACTATTGTTTGTTTCGTGcacttttattaattattttgcataGTTATTTTAGCACTAGTTTTTGCACTAATCATAGAAAAATAGCTGTGATTATCaactacatttttaattgttctGTTTTA is part of the Anguilla anguilla isolate fAngAng1 chromosome 7, fAngAng1.pri, whole genome shotgun sequence genome and encodes:
- the anxa5a gene encoding annexin A5a isoform X1, coding for METTGGSVRPFLHFNAKQDAEFLHKAMKGIGTDEEAILRLLVSRCNSQRQEIKAAYKTRYGKDLVSELQSELGGKFEMLVVALMTPRILYDVTELKNAIKGAGTEEAVLVEILASRTPEQIKEIVKAYKKQYRKSLESDISGDTAGYFKRMLVILLQASREEGVDEEKVEKDAKELFAAGEEKCGTDEEKFISILGNRSTEHLRKVFDAYKKLSGYDIEDSIERETSGSLQDLLLAVVKCTRSVPAYFAENLYHSMRRAGTDDETLIRIMVSRSEVDMLDIRAEFKRMYKQSLYNTIQEDTSGDYRKALQYLTGGNDG
- the anxa5a gene encoding annexin A5a isoform X2, with product MLVVALMTPRILYDVTELKNAIKGAGTEEAVLVEILASRTPEQIKEIVKAYKKQYRKSLESDISGDTAGYFKRMLVILLQASREEGVDEEKVEKDAKELFAAGEEKCGTDEEKFISILGNRSTEHLRKVFDAYKKLSGYDIEDSIERETSGSLQDLLLAVVKCTRSVPAYFAENLYHSMRRAGTDDETLIRIMVSRSEVDMLDIRAEFKRMYKQSLYNTIQEDTSGDYRKALQYLTGGNDG